Proteins from a genomic interval of Granulicella sp. L56:
- the kdpF gene encoding K(+)-transporting ATPase subunit F, with protein sequence MLETLFLSLVSLALFVYLVYALLRPEKF encoded by the coding sequence ATGCTTGAAACTCTCTTTCTCTCGCTCGTCTCTCTCGCTCTTTTCGTCTATCTCGTCTATGCGCTTCTGCGCCCCGAAAAATTTTAA
- the kdpA gene encoding potassium-transporting ATPase subunit KdpA, with protein sequence MTANGWLQIFFFFALVLICAKPLGIYMARVFERERTFADPLLRPFERLIYRLTGIDETHEMGWKEYGAVMLLFSLVTMLATYAIERLQHFLPLNPQHLAAVAPDLAFNTAASFTTNTNWQSYVPEATMSYLTQMATLAYHNFFSAAVGIALAIAFIRGIARRESKTLGNFWVDTTRASLWVLLPTCFIYALLLVSQGVIQNFRPYDQAKLVQTQTVTTTGTDGKSTTQTVTTQNIAQGPVASQEAIKMLGTNGGGFFNTNSAHPFENPTPFSNLLEMLSIFLIPAGLTVTLGRMVRSPAHGWAVFAAMSVLFFAGVVIAYHAEAAPNPLLHTATMHIDQHTTAMQPGGNMEGKEVRFGIANSALFATVTTDASCGAVNAMHDSFMPLGGLVPLVNIMLGEIIFGGVGSGMYGMLIFVILSVFIAGLMVGRTPEYLGKKIESFDVKMAMLYVLIFPLSILGFTAISLMMPNLGLSALANTGPHGLSEILYAYTSATGNNGSAFAGLSANTHWYNLSLAAAMLIGRFLMIVPMLAVAGNLAKKKLVPPSAGTFPVHTPLFTVLLVGVILIVGALTFFPALSLGPLLEHLLLQAGKTF encoded by the coding sequence ATGACCGCTAACGGCTGGCTACAAATCTTCTTCTTCTTCGCTCTCGTCCTCATCTGCGCGAAGCCTCTCGGCATCTATATGGCCCGCGTCTTTGAGCGCGAGCGCACCTTTGCAGATCCTCTCCTGCGCCCATTCGAGCGCCTCATCTATCGCCTTACAGGCATCGACGAAACACACGAGATGGGCTGGAAAGAGTATGGCGCCGTCATGCTGCTTTTCAGCCTCGTGACCATGCTGGCCACCTACGCAATAGAAAGGCTGCAACACTTCCTGCCACTCAATCCGCAGCACCTTGCGGCAGTGGCACCCGATCTCGCCTTCAATACGGCTGCGTCCTTCACGACGAATACCAACTGGCAGTCCTATGTCCCCGAGGCGACGATGAGTTACCTCACCCAGATGGCAACTCTCGCATATCATAATTTCTTTTCTGCGGCGGTCGGCATAGCGCTGGCCATTGCCTTCATACGCGGCATCGCGCGTCGCGAGTCGAAGACCTTGGGCAACTTCTGGGTCGACACCACGCGCGCATCCCTATGGGTGCTTCTGCCCACCTGCTTCATCTATGCCCTTCTTCTCGTCTCTCAGGGCGTCATCCAGAATTTTCGCCCCTATGATCAGGCGAAGCTTGTTCAGACGCAGACGGTTACGACCACTGGCACAGATGGCAAGTCCACAACGCAGACTGTGACGACGCAAAACATCGCACAAGGCCCGGTCGCATCGCAAGAAGCCATCAAGATGCTTGGCACCAACGGCGGCGGCTTCTTCAACACCAACAGCGCTCATCCATTTGAAAATCCCACACCATTTTCAAATTTGCTGGAGATGTTATCCATCTTTCTTATCCCTGCCGGACTGACCGTCACCCTGGGCAGAATGGTGCGGTCCCCCGCCCATGGATGGGCCGTATTTGCCGCCATGTCTGTGCTCTTTTTCGCTGGTGTTGTCATTGCCTACCATGCTGAGGCAGCGCCAAACCCGTTGCTGCACACCGCGACGATGCACATTGATCAACACACAACCGCGATGCAACCCGGCGGCAATATGGAAGGCAAGGAAGTCCGCTTCGGCATTGCCAACTCCGCTCTCTTTGCCACCGTCACCACCGACGCCAGTTGCGGAGCCGTCAACGCCATGCACGACTCCTTCATGCCCCTCGGCGGTCTCGTCCCTCTAGTGAACATCATGCTCGGCGAGATCATCTTCGGGGGTGTCGGATCGGGCATGTACGGCATGTTGATCTTCGTCATCCTCTCCGTCTTTATTGCAGGCCTGATGGTCGGACGCACTCCGGAATACCTCGGCAAAAAGATCGAATCCTTTGACGTCAAAATGGCCATGCTGTACGTTCTCATCTTTCCTCTCTCCATCCTCGGCTTCACCGCAATTTCATTGATGATGCCGAACCTCGGACTCTCCGCGCTCGCCAACACCGGTCCGCATGGCCTCTCCGAGATTCTCTACGCCTATACCTCGGCCACCGGCAACAACGGTTCTGCATTCGCGGGCCTCAGCGCTAACACGCATTGGTATAACTTATCGCTCGCCGCGGCCATGCTGATCGGTCGTTTCCTGATGATTGTCCCCATGCTCGCTGTCGCAGGCAATCTCGCGAAGAAAAAGCTGGTGCCTCCATCGGCCGGAACCTTCCCGGTGCATACACCCCTTTTCACTGTACTTCTGGTCGGAGTCATCCTGATCGTCGGCGCCCTCACCTTCTTCCCGGCGCTCTCACTCGGACCTCTCCTCGAGCACTTGCTCCTGCAAGCCGGAAAAACCTTCTAA